One segment of Acidimicrobiales bacterium DNA contains the following:
- a CDS encoding type II secretion system F family protein, translating to MILPFALIGMGAAVALAFYTVLSQVDERSVVRASLRQLEGYEIENVRDQELLTPLHERALVPVLRGLTGVGRRFTPVGYVDTVRQKFTYAGRGTPESVDRFLAVRVITVAAIPLWFIFMYGMSGFSGMMLHAVFGLGAAALFLGPDAVLNRKVEERQYGLRVKLPDLLDLLVISVEAGLGFEQALDRTIGAVPGPLSEEFGRMLGEVRAGSSRADALRALEKRNSVPEVRSFVLAILQADTFGVSIGRVLRSQADEMRVKRRQLAQERAQKAPVKMLVPMVFCIFPALFVVVLGPAAINITTAFS from the coding sequence GTGATCCTCCCCTTCGCCCTGATCGGCATGGGCGCCGCCGTGGCGCTCGCCTTCTACACGGTGCTGTCCCAGGTCGACGAGCGCTCCGTCGTGCGGGCCTCGCTGCGCCAGCTCGAGGGCTACGAGATCGAGAACGTGCGCGACCAGGAGCTGCTGACGCCGCTCCACGAGCGCGCCCTCGTGCCCGTGCTCAGGGGCCTGACCGGCGTCGGCCGGCGGTTCACACCGGTCGGCTACGTCGACACCGTCCGCCAGAAGTTCACCTACGCCGGGCGGGGCACGCCCGAGTCCGTCGACCGGTTCCTCGCCGTCCGCGTGATCACGGTGGCGGCCATCCCGCTGTGGTTCATCTTCATGTACGGCATGTCCGGCTTCAGCGGCATGATGCTCCACGCCGTGTTCGGCCTCGGCGCCGCCGCCCTGTTCCTCGGGCCCGACGCCGTGCTCAACCGCAAGGTCGAGGAGCGCCAGTACGGGCTGCGGGTGAAGCTGCCCGACCTGCTCGACCTGCTCGTCATCAGCGTCGAGGCCGGCCTCGGGTTCGAGCAGGCCCTCGACCGCACGATCGGCGCCGTGCCCGGCCCCCTCTCCGAGGAGTTCGGCCGGATGCTCGGCGAGGTCAGGGCCGGGTCCAGCCGGGCCGACGCCCTCCGCGCCCTCGAGAAGCGCAACAGCGTGCCCGAGGTGCGCTCGTTCGTGCTCGCCATCCTCCAGGCCGACACGTTCGGCGTCTCCATCGGCCGGGTGCTGCGCTCCCAGGCCGACGAGATGCGGGTGAAGCGCCGCCAGCTCGCCCAGGAGCGGGCCCAGAAGGCGCCCGTGAAGATGCTCGTGCCCATGGTGTTCTGCATCTTCCCGGCCCTGTTCGTGGTCGTGCTCGGGCCGGCCGCCATCAACATCACCACCGCCTTCTCGTAG